A single window of Triplophysa dalaica isolate WHDGS20190420 chromosome 14, ASM1584641v1, whole genome shotgun sequence DNA harbors:
- the bncr gene encoding protein Bouncer — MKSKLVLLKLFSIAFLILCLLPGLLCENLQCYFCSPTPFNRTCMHVISECAPQELCYSADGRFGRTSVLFTKGCMTKSDCVRPKNYKIRGNNVTFTFSCCDFHYCNSSHCVIYSHILILTAIIVSISVVGWS; from the coding sequence ATGAAGTCGAAATTGGTGCTTCTCAAACTCTTTAgtattgcatttttaattctgtGTCTTCTACCTGGACTGCTGTGTGAAAATCTTCAGTGTTACTTTTGTTCTCCAACGCCTTTCAACAGGACCTGCATGCATGTCATATCAGAATGTGCGCCACAGGAACTGTGCTACTCTGCTGATGGTCGGTTTGGACGTACCTCCGTTCTGTTCACCAAGGGTTGCATGACCAAGAGTGATTGTGTCCGACCTAAAAATTATAAGATCCGTGGAAACAATGTAACATTCACATTCTCGTGCTGTGACTTTCATTACTGTAACTCAAGTCATTGTGTCATATACAGCCACATACTCATACTAACTGCAATTATTGTGAGTATTTCTGTGGTGGGTTGGAGTTGA